One Nyctibius grandis isolate bNycGra1 chromosome 17, bNycGra1.pri, whole genome shotgun sequence genomic window carries:
- the DISP3 gene encoding protein dispatched homolog 3, with protein sequence MDTDDDPLLQDAWLDEEDEEVAFSSRKSWEGALLCGKSPCRVRPPRVTLPVSGFWNIVGWVFTNPYCAGFILFLGCAIPAVLAVVMFLYYPALDIDISYNAFEIRNHESSQRFDALALALKSQFGSWGRNRRDLADFTSETLQRLIFEQLQQLHLNASHLGVSARVKRSTREGRTSSPKPRAHLNPGNRTSRVGRGAPRWDYSSTYISANTQTHAHWRIELIFLARGDSENNIFTTERLVTIHEVERKIMDHPRFREFCWKPHEVLKDLPLGSYSYCSPPSSLMTYFFPTERGGKIYYDGMGQDLADIQGSLELAMTHPEFYWYVDEGLSAENMKSSLLRSEILFGAPLPNYYSVEDRWEEQRRKFQNFVITYVAMLAKQSTSKVQVLYGGTDLFDYEVRRTFNNDMLLAFISSSCIAVLVYILTSCSVFLSFFGIASIGLSCLVALFLYHVVFGIQYLGILNGVAAFVIVGIGVDDVFVFINTYRQATHLKDLRLRMIHTIQTAGKATFFTSLTTAAAYAANIFSQIPAVHDFGLFMSLIVSCCWVAVLFTMPAALGIWTLYVSPLESSCQTSCSRKCTKKSALHLAEDLFIASEATSRAGRETLPYLDDDIPLLSVEEEPVSLEMGDVPLVSVMPENLQLPAEKSNRGHLISHLQELLEHWVLWSAVKSRWVIVGLFLLVLLLSIFFASRLHPASRAPVLFRPDTNIQVLLDLKYNLSAEGISCITCSGLFQEKPHSLQNNIRTSLEKKKRGSGSPWGSKGSISDTGQQDLQGTVYISKSRSKGRPAIYRFSLNASVPAPWQTVSPGDGEVPSFQVYRVPFGNFTRKLTACVSTVGLLKQTSPRKWMMTTLSCDTKRGWKFDFSFYVAAKEQQRTRKLYFAQSHKPPYHGRVCVAPPGCLLSSSPDGPTKGILYVPSEKAAPKAKLSATSGFNPCMNTGCGKPAVRPLVDTGAMVFVVFGIRGVNRTRRPDNHVIGDMGSVIYDDSFDLFKEIGNLCRLCKAIASNTELVKPGGAQCLPSGYSISSFLQMLHPECKNIPEPNLLPGQLSHGAVGVKDGKVQWISMAFESTTYKGKSSFQTYADYLKWETFLQQQLQLFPEGSALRHGFQTCEHWKQIFMEIIGVQSALYGLVLSLVICVAAVAVFTTHILLLLPVLLSILGVVCLVVTIMYWSGWEMGAVEAISLSILVGSSVDYCVHLVEGYLLAGENLPLHQAEDPTACRQWRTIEAVRHVGVAIVSSAVTTVIATVPLFFCIIAPFAKFGKIVALNTGVSILYTLTVSTALLSIMGPGTFVRSRTSCLKAVLGVLLAGLLGLCICLALLKSGFKIPLPNGTAL encoded by the exons ATGGACACAGATGATGACCCGTTGTTACAGGACGCCTGGCTAGATGAGGAAGACGAAGAGGTAGCCTTCAGCTCCCGGAAGAGCTGGGAGGGTGCTCTGTTGTGTGGGAAAAGCCCATGCAGAGTCAGGCCCCCGCGTGTCACACTGCCTGTGTCTGGTTTCTGGAATATTGTTGGCTGGGTATTTACCAACCCGTACTGCGCTGGCTTCATCCTTTTCCTGGGCTGTGCCatccctgcagtgctggctgTTGTCATGTTCCTCTACTACCCAGCCCTGGATATTGACATCTCCTACAATGCTTTCGAGATCCGCAACCACGAGTCCTCTCAGCGCTTCGATGCACTTGCCTTGGCCCTCAAGTCCCAGTTTGGGTCATGGGGGAGGAACCGCCGGGACCTGGCTGACTTCACCTCTGAAACCCTGCAGAGGCTCATCTttgagcagctccagcagcttcaCCTCAATGCTTCCCATCTGGGGGTCAGCGCACGGGTCAAGCGCAGCACCCGAGAGGGCAGGACGAGCTCCCCCAAGCCCCGTGCCCACCTGAACCCAGGAAACCGGACTTCCCGAGTTGGGAGGGGTGCCCCACGCTGGGACTACTCCAGCACTTACATCAGCGCcaacacacagacacacgcCCACTGGCGCATTGAGCTCATTTTTCTGGCTCGGGGGGACTCTGAAAACAACATCTTCACCACCGAGCGCCTGGTTACCATCCATGAGGTTGAGCGCAAGATCATGGACCACCCTCGCTTCCGGGAGTTCTGCTGGAAGCCCCACGAGGTCTTGAAGGACCTGCCCCTTGGCTCCTATTCCTActgctcccctcccagctccctcatGACCTACTTCTTCCCCActgagagaggagggaagattTACTATGATGGCATGGGACAAGACCTTGCTGACATCCAAG GGTCCCTGGAGCTGGCCATGACCCACCCCGAATTCTACTGGTATGTGGATGAAGGCTTGTCTGCCGAGAACATGAAAAGCTCCCTGCTGCGGAGCGAAATCCTCTTTGGGGCACCACTGCCAAACTACTACTCAGTGGAGGACCGCTGGGAGGAGCAGCGCCGCAAGTTCCAGAACTTTGTCATCACCTACGTGGCCATGCTGGCCAAGCAATCCACAAG CAAAGTCCAGGTGCTGTACGGAGGGACGGATTTGTTTGACTATGAAGTGAGGAGGACCTTTAACAATGACATGTTGCTGGCCTTCATCAGCAGTAGCTGCATAGCTGTCTTGGTCTACATCCTTACCTCCTGCTCAG TGTTCCTGTCATTCTTCGGCATCGCCAGTATTGGGCTAAGCTGCCTGGTGGCTCTGTTCCTGTACCACGTCGTGTTTGGGATCCAGTACCTGGGTATACTCAATGGTGTGGCTGCCTTTGTCATTGTGGGGATTG GGGTTGATGATGTCTTTGTTTTCATCAACACCTACCGCCAAGCCACCCACCTCAAGGACCTGCGACTGCGCATGATCCATACTATCCAGACAGCAGGGAAGGCCACCTTCTTCACTTCCCTGACCACAGCTGCAGCATATGCTGCCAACATCTTCTCTCAG ATCCCAGCCGTGCATGACTTTGGACTCTTTATGTCACTGATtgtgtcctgctgctgggtAGCTGTGCTCTTCACCATGCCAGCTGCTCTTGGAATATGGACCCTTTATGTGTCCCCACTAGAGAGCTCCTGCCAAACCAG CTGTAGTCGGAAGTGCACCAAAAAGAGTGCCTTGCACCTGGCTGAAGATCTCTTCATTGCCTCGGAGGCCACCTccagagcaggcagagagaCGCTTCCCTATCTGGATGATGACATACCCCTGCTCAGCGTGGAGGAGGAGCCTG tCTCCCTGGAAATGGGAGACGTCCCCTTGGTATCTGTGATGCCAGAGAAtctgcagctccctgcagagAAGAGCAACCGGGGTCACTTGATAAGTcatctgcaggagctgctggaacaCTGGGTGCTGTGGTCTGCAGTGAAGAGCAGATGGGTGATTGTGG GGCTCTTTCTCCTCGTTTTGCTCCTGTCCATATTCTTTGCTAGCCGCCTCCATCCAGCTAGCCGTGCTCCAGTCTTGTTCCGACCAGACACTAACATCCAGGTGCTGCTAGACCTGAAATACAACCTGAGTGCTGAAGGCATCTCCTGCATTACCTGCTCAG GTTTGTTTCAGGAAAAGCCCCACAGTTTGCAGAACAACATCCGAACctccttggaaaaaaagaagaggggcTCAGGGTCACCTTGGGGAAGCAAAGGGAGCATAAGTGATACAGGGCAGCAAG atcTCCAGGGGACTGTGTATATCTCCAAGTCCAGAAGCAAGGGAAGGCCAGCCATCTACAGATTCTCGCTCAACGCCAGTGTCCCTGCCCCCTGGCAGACGGTGTCACCGGGAGACGGGGAGGTGCCTTCATTCCAG GTGTATAGAGTGCCTTTCGGTAACTTCACCAGGAAGCTGACAGCTTGTGTGTCCACAGTAGGGCTGCTTAAGCAGACGAGCCCCAGGAAGTGGATGATGACCACCTTGTCCTGTGACACCAAGAGAGGCTGGAAGTTCGACTTCAGTTTCTACGTGGCCGCCAAGGAGCAGCAGCGAACACG GAAACTGTATTTTGCCCAGTCGCACAAGCCCCCTTACCACGGCCGAGTGTGTGTAGCACCTCCTGGCTGTCTTCTCAGCTCTAGCCCAGATGGACCCACCAAGGGCAtcctttatgttcccagtgaGAAAG CAGCACCCAAAGCAAAGCTGTCGGCCACTTCTGGATTTAATCCTTGCATGAACACGGGCTGCGGGAAGCCAGCGGTGCGGCCACTGGTAGACACAGGAGCCATGGTGTTCGTAGTGTTTGGGATCAGAGGTGTTAATCGCACACGACGCCCAGACAACCACGTCATCGGAGACATG GGCAGCGTTATCTATGACGACAGCTTCGACCTCTTCAAAGAGATTGGCAACCTGTGCCGCCTCTGCAAAGCCATCGCCAGCAACACCGAGCTGGTGAAGCCAGGAGGAGCTCAGTGCCTGCCCTCTG GATACAGcatctcctccttcctgcaGATGTTGCACCCTGAGTGCAAGAACATCCCTGAGCCAAACCTGCTGCCAGGACAGCTCTCTCATGGGGCAGTGGGGGTGAAGGATGGGAAGGTGCAGTGGATCTCCATGGCATTTGAATCG ACAACCTACAAAGGGAAGTCTTCCTTCCAGACTTATGCTGACTACCTGAAATGGGAGAcattcctgcagcagcagctccagctcttcccagagggctctgctcTCCGGCACGGTTTCCAGACCTGTGAGCACTGGAAGCAGATCTTCATGGAGATTATAG GAGTGCAGAGTGCCCTGTACGGTCTCGTCCTCTCGCTTGTTATTTGTGTGGCTGCAGTGGCGGTGTTTACCACTcacatcctcctcctgctgccagtgctgctcAGCATTTTAG GGGTGGTCTGCTTGGTGGTGACCATCATGTACTGGTCTGGCTGGGAAATGGGAGCTGTGGAAGCCATTTCCCTCTCCATCCTCGTTGGCTCCTCTGTCGATTACTGCGTGCATTTGGTGGAGGGCTACCTGCTGGCAGGGGAAAACTTGCCACTACACCAGGCAGAG GACCCCACCGCGTGCCGCCAGTGGAGGACGATTGAAGCAGTCCGTCACGTGGGCGTAGCAATTGTCTCGAGCGCTGTCACCACAGTGATTGCCACCGTCCCGCTGTTCTTCTGCATCATTGCCCCTTTTGCCAAGTTTGGGAAGATTGTGGCCCTCAACACAGGAGTCTCCATCTTGTACACGTTAACTgtgagcacagccctgctgagcATCATGGGGCCTGGCACCTTCGTCCGCAGCAGGACTTCCTGCCTcaaggctgtgctgggggtgCTTCTTGCTGGCCTGCTGGGTCTATGCATCTGCCTCGCCCTGCTGAAGAGCGGATTTAAGATCCCTCTGCCTAATGGGACAGCCCTGTAG